Proteins encoded in a region of the Isosphaeraceae bacterium EP7 genome:
- a CDS encoding NAD(P)/FAD-dependent oxidoreductase, which translates to MAPDTPRHHTQTTRPGLPPHRWTRVEEPGQVGVVAAYDTVIAGGGPAGLTAAFELSRHGHPCVVLEADPKLVGGISRTDQYKGYRFDIGGHRFFSKSDEVNAIWAEILGDQLITRSRLSRIYYNRKFFHYPLKPVNALSQLGPIKSLMIVASYIKARLQPIKPERSFEDWVVNRFGRLLFEIFFKTYTEKVWGMPTSEMSADWAAQRIKGLSLFRAVWTALMPSFGRKTKGKGEVIKTLIDTFQYPRLGPGQMWEMARDRVKADGGGVHMDSRVVSIEHDGSAVNSVVTRDQQGKQTRYLGKHFLSTLPIRELIRGMNPQPPAEVVHAAESLKYRDFLTVVLIVKKAETFPDNWIYVHEPDVKLGRVQNFKNWSPHLVPDPSMSSLGLEYFCFEGDDLWSKSDADLIALGTREIDSIGLISAGDVVDGCVVRMPKAYPVYDDSYRDHLNVVRGWLSNLSNLELAGRNGMHKYNNQDHSMMTAVLAARNILGLGTFDPWKVNTDAEYHEEATEAEDRTGRQVPNRLTASA; encoded by the coding sequence ATGGCACCGGACACTCCGCGCCACCACACCCAGACGACCCGCCCGGGACTTCCGCCGCACCGCTGGACGCGGGTCGAGGAGCCTGGCCAGGTCGGCGTCGTGGCCGCCTATGACACGGTGATCGCCGGAGGGGGCCCAGCCGGGCTCACCGCCGCGTTCGAGCTGTCGCGCCACGGACACCCCTGCGTGGTGCTGGAGGCCGACCCCAAGCTGGTCGGCGGCATCAGCCGGACCGACCAGTACAAGGGCTACCGCTTCGACATCGGCGGCCACCGGTTCTTCTCCAAGAGCGACGAGGTCAACGCGATCTGGGCCGAGATCCTGGGCGACCAGCTCATCACCCGGTCGCGCCTGAGCCGGATCTACTACAACCGCAAGTTCTTCCATTATCCGCTGAAGCCGGTCAACGCCCTCAGCCAGCTCGGGCCGATTAAGTCGTTGATGATCGTGGCCAGCTACATCAAGGCCCGGCTCCAGCCCATCAAGCCCGAGCGAAGCTTCGAAGACTGGGTGGTCAACCGCTTCGGCCGCCTGCTCTTCGAGATCTTCTTCAAGACCTACACCGAGAAGGTCTGGGGCATGCCCACCTCGGAGATGTCGGCCGACTGGGCCGCCCAGCGCATCAAGGGCCTGAGCCTCTTCCGGGCCGTCTGGACCGCCCTGATGCCCTCCTTCGGCCGCAAGACCAAGGGCAAGGGCGAGGTCATCAAGACCCTCATCGACACCTTCCAGTACCCCCGCCTGGGCCCGGGCCAGATGTGGGAGATGGCCCGCGACCGCGTGAAAGCCGACGGCGGCGGTGTGCACATGGACAGCCGCGTCGTGAGCATCGAGCACGACGGGTCGGCGGTCAACTCCGTGGTCACCCGCGACCAGCAGGGCAAGCAGACGCGCTACCTCGGCAAGCACTTCCTCTCGACCCTGCCGATCCGCGAGCTGATCCGCGGCATGAACCCCCAGCCTCCCGCTGAGGTTGTCCACGCGGCCGAGTCACTCAAGTATCGCGACTTCCTGACGGTGGTGCTCATCGTCAAGAAGGCCGAAACCTTCCCGGACAACTGGATTTACGTTCACGAGCCGGACGTCAAGCTGGGCCGCGTCCAGAACTTCAAGAACTGGTCGCCCCACCTGGTCCCCGACCCCTCGATGTCGAGCCTCGGCCTGGAATACTTCTGCTTCGAGGGGGATGACCTCTGGAGCAAGTCCGACGCCGACCTGATCGCGCTCGGGACGCGTGAGATCGACTCGATCGGCCTGATCTCGGCCGGCGACGTCGTCGACGGCTGCGTCGTCCGGATGCCCAAGGCGTATCCGGTCTACGACGACAGCTATCGCGACCACCTGAACGTGGTCCGTGGCTGGCTGAGCAACCTGTCGAACCTGGAGCTGGCCGGCCGCAACGGCATGCACAAGTACAACAATCAGGACCACTCGATGATGACCGCCGTGCTCGCGGCGCGGAACATCCTGGGCCTGGGCACGTTCGATCCCTGGAAGGTCAACACCGACGCGGAGTACCATGAGGAGGCGACCGAGGCCGAGGACCGGACGGGCCGGCAGGTGCCGAACCGGTTGACCGCCTCGGCCTGA